The following nucleotide sequence is from Sparus aurata chromosome 22, fSpaAur1.1, whole genome shotgun sequence.
TTTGTTTTCGTTTGGTTGATATCATtctcatttttaatttgtgttggacctttttctttttgttttctttttccctcttttcatTTCCATCCTTGGTTTGCGGTGCGGTATGTGTGATGCCCCGTGACCCCACAGAGACCTACCCCAGGATTTGTGTCCTGTGTACAGGCCCGGCGAGTGGGAGCAACTGCCATCAGAGCGGGATCTGAACCCCTTCAGCCGCTACGAGGCACTCGATCAGAAGAGAACGATCGTTTTGGACGACATTGAATCAACCCTCTCAGAAACTGGTAACTGGTGTTGTGAAACATACACTGTGTCACCGTTTACCACAGGATTTTCAGAGAGTGTGGTGGGAGGGTGTCAGTCCGAGGGCATGCTCCCCCTGGAAGAAAATGGTGCACACATTTGaaagttaaatgcatcaatcttTCGTTAATTCTCGATCTTTGAGttacataaacataaataagaAGTTCTTAAATGCTACTATGAGAAATTAGAAATAATGTTCGATTCATTATTATGAAACTGCGGCGCAACAAATTGGACTCTAACCTCTGCAGATTGATTAAACAAAATACTGATTCATCTTCTTTATACCAGCGAGCACAGAAGGCGAGCAAACAGAGAAATCTCCATCTGATGAAGGATTCACAGAGTTGGAGCCAACTCTCAACGGGAGCACCGAAGAGGCAGAGGGGACGTCCTCCAAGACGCCCAGCGTTGTCAGCAGGGACCAGCCGGATCTAGGACCAAGCTGCCCAGGCTGGGGGGTCCTCCAGGACAAGTCGATGCTTGGTCAAACTAAAGGGAAGCTGGATGATGACGAGGATGAGGGCGTAGCCCAGAACAGCTCCATTGAGGATGGAGAGTCAATACAATCCTCTTCAGAGTCTGAAAAACGGGGTGACAAACGTATGAGCCAGAAGGTTACTGAAACCAAAGATATAAAACCTAAAGGGACCGAAGAGCTGCTAAATGGCGCACATGACAGTGCGCTAGAGGACCAAAACAGGGAGTTGAGTCTAAAGGAGGCCCCGGAGGTTTGTGGGGACTCTAGTCTGAAGAAACAAGGCCCAGACagaccagcaggtggagctgaaatcagcgaggaggagagacggaAGAAAAGCTACGAGGCAGAGGTGAAGTCCTGGCTGCTGGAGAGGATGCAGGCCCCAATAGAAGGTAGAAAAGGGACTAGATCGTAAAACCCAGAGGGGGATTCTCAAagttaaatgtgtgtgaatACTAACCaaactctttctttgtcttAATATCAATAGACATGCTTTTGTCATCAGAGGAGAAAAGTAAAAACCCTCCGATGTTCCTGTGCTTCAAAGTGGGAAAACCAATGAGAAAGTCTTTTGTCTCTGGGATGTCCTCTAGCCCCGCCCACTCATTCGGGGGCCGGGGCAAACAGCCAGAGTACTGGTTTGCTGTGCCACAAGAAAGGTGAGAGGACGATTAGTTCTTACAATAATAAGTTCCCAAACCACATCCCTGTCAGCTGGAGTAGCACATGATTAAAGGTCTCTTGTTGTAAAAAGTGAGATTCCATTTCTATTACATCTTGGGAGTGGCAGAAACTGTATATTTCCGTCTTTTGTTCActacttttaattatttaaactgtttattcATCAGCATTGATAAATACCACTACACTTCATTGTCATGGTGGTTTGAGTGATGAAAATCCATAAAGGGATCTGGTGTTAAACTACAACGTGTTTGAGTTGgtaatgtgctttttttaagCAATCCGATGGACATATGTGCGCGTTTCTGTTCCAGGGTCGACCATCTGTACGCGTTCTTCGTCCAGTGGTCTCCGGATGTGTACGGGAAGGAGGCTCGAGAGCAAGGCTTTGTCGTTGTGGAGAAAGATGAGCTGGATATGATTGACAACTTCTTCAGTGACCCTGCATCCTGTAGCTGGGAGGTGAGCTCAGTAGAAAAGGAAATGGCCCCCTGGTTTCAGAGCTCTATTTCACCTGAGCCTGTGTGCCATTGATTTTGATCTTGGATGTTGACTGGATTCTATGTTTGTTTGGCTCGAAGATCATCACCATCGACGAGGCCAAGCGTCGGCAGAGTTTCGGCAGCTGTGACGGAGACTCAGTGGACGCGCTGCCCATGCTCAGTGACACCAGCGATctgctgcaggacacacacatgGAGAAGGTTTTTGCAACTAGCTGCTAACCGCATAATGTTACTTTAACTATTAGGAGAATGAATGAAGTTTGAAACACTCATCATGATCTGTTTGCTCTTCAGCTCGCCTGTCGCCTGCCAGCCCGTGTGCAGGGTTACCCCTGGAGACTGGCCTACAGCACTGTGAAACACGGGACCAGCCTGAAGACTTTGTACAGGAGCCTGCAGGACGTGGACAGTCCTGTACTGCTGGTCGTCAAAGACATGGACAGCCAGGTTGGTCAGGATGTAAatgactggggggggggggttgctcATACACCATGATATAGGGAAACAAATGCTGACTGAGTTGTAGGGGTTTTCAGATTTGTAATATTTTAACGTGAATGTGTGACTTTGGCGACACCTTGtggtcattttaaaaatcactCTAGTTTAAACTAGGGCTGGAACGACGCGAcgacataaattcgtcgacaATTCGctgacatgaataatttgcgtcgacgcgtcgtcccaaacaggaagtggtagtacctgcggaggctgagaattgcccctctcacacagagacgctgtatcaacgccgcagcggcggttcgtcaattctctGCTGTTGGTCATttacacagagcgaagcaccgttggaataaagacgaaccgccatgtaattcacacagaaagctgcgctgccgctcctaaagagacgtgatggtacacgtcatgatgatgacgtcggggtgtttcccaggtgtccgccctgtcaatctaaacccgcggaccgtttataatgtgtagtgattgagaaccaggccccctaaacatcctggaaggtgaaagagttaagtttttcgcgcaaaattacattattacataatcgccatcagtaaaccggtcgctgcgtgactctgtcacttgcggggacggaggctgttttctgggggaaagttcactgaagtctcggtcgggagggctgaccatcgcggtgatttctatcaacacaatcacttgagtgagttaaaggtttttgccggtgacaggcgcagttttt
It contains:
- the ncoa7b gene encoding nuclear receptor coactivator 7 isoform X1; this translates as MEKRDRKPGYFARLKRRRQLKQSQSEKSVNEQNPAIISCPDIPNDSDPNKKTDLQRTTGKPPAGSDDGCKSKNQAKREKRRPPGTVEFTVGPKDSLNSIALKFNITPNKLVQLNKLFSRSVYPGQKLFVPDMNQTETDLKSPSCTDPSFTNGSSENASHDGVSNCTSATSLRREVSPNSEDESPATVKFIKMSCKYFTDGMGVVGGVLIVTPNNIMFDPHKSDPLVIEHGCEEYGLICPMEEVVSVALYDDVSRMKLKDALPSDLPQDLCPVYRPGEWEQLPSERDLNPFSRYEALDQKRTIVLDDIESTLSETASTEGEQTEKSPSDEGFTELEPTLNGSTEEAEGTSSKTPSVVSRDQPDLGPSCPGWGVLQDKSMLGQTKGKLDDDEDEGVAQNSSIEDGESIQSSSESEKRGDKRMSQKVTETKDIKPKGTEELLNGAHDSALEDQNRELSLKEAPEVCGDSSLKKQGPDRPAGGAEISEEERRKKSYEAEVKSWLLERMQAPIEDMLLSSEEKSKNPPMFLCFKVGKPMRKSFVSGMSSSPAHSFGGRGKQPEYWFAVPQERVDHLYAFFVQWSPDVYGKEAREQGFVVVEKDELDMIDNFFSDPASCSWEIITIDEAKRRQSFGSCDGDSVDALPMLSDTSDLLQDTHMEKLACRLPARVQGYPWRLAYSTVKHGTSLKTLYRSLQDVDSPVLLVVKDMDSQIFGAFSTHPFRVSEHCYGTGETFLYSFCPEIKVYRWTGENSYFVKGNTDSLQLGGGGGQLGLWLDAELYRGTTTKCATFNNQPLSAQQDFNIHSLEVWTFE
- the ncoa7b gene encoding nuclear receptor coactivator 7 isoform X3, which encodes MLKRRRQLKQSQSEKSVNEQNPAIISCPDIPNDSDPNKKTDLQRTTGKPPAGSDDGCKSKNQAKREKRRPPGTVEFTVGPKDSLNSIALKFNITPNKLVQLNKLFSRSVYPGQKLFVPDMNQTETDLKSPSCTDPSFTNGSSENASHDGVSNCTSATSLRREVSPNSEDESPATVKFIKMSCKYFTDGMGVVGGVLIVTPNNIMFDPHKSDPLVIEHGCEEYGLICPMEEVVSVALYDDVSRMKLKDALPSDLPQDLCPVYRPGEWEQLPSERDLNPFSRYEALDQKRTIVLDDIESTLSETASTEGEQTEKSPSDEGFTELEPTLNGSTEEAEGTSSKTPSVVSRDQPDLGPSCPGWGVLQDKSMLGQTKGKLDDDEDEGVAQNSSIEDGESIQSSSESEKRGDKRMSQKVTETKDIKPKGTEELLNGAHDSALEDQNRELSLKEAPEVCGDSSLKKQGPDRPAGGAEISEEERRKKSYEAEVKSWLLERMQAPIEDMLLSSEEKSKNPPMFLCFKVGKPMRKSFVSGMSSSPAHSFGGRGKQPEYWFAVPQERVDHLYAFFVQWSPDVYGKEAREQGFVVVEKDELDMIDNFFSDPASCSWEIITIDEAKRRQSFGSCDGDSVDALPMLSDTSDLLQDTHMEKLACRLPARVQGYPWRLAYSTVKHGTSLKTLYRSLQDVDSPVLLVVKDMDSQIFGAFSTHPFRVSEHCYGTGETFLYSFCPEIKVYRWTGENSYFVKGNTDSLQLGGGGGQLGLWLDAELYRGTTTKCATFNNQPLSAQQDFNIHSLEVWTFE
- the ncoa7b gene encoding nuclear receptor coactivator 7 isoform X2 gives rise to the protein MEKRDRKPGYFARLKRRRQLKQSQSEKSVNEQNPAIISCPDIPNDSDPNKKTDLQRTTGKPPAGSDDGCKSKNQAKREKRRPPGTVEFTVGPKDSLNSIALKFNITPNKLVQLNKLFSRSVYPGQKLFVPDMNQTETDLKSPSCTDPSFTNGSSENASHDGVSNCTSATSLRREVSPNSEDESPATVKFIKMSCKYFTDGMGVVGGVLIVTPNNIMFDPHKSDPLVIEHGCEEYGLICPMEEVVSVALYDDVSRMKLKDALPSPGEWEQLPSERDLNPFSRYEALDQKRTIVLDDIESTLSETASTEGEQTEKSPSDEGFTELEPTLNGSTEEAEGTSSKTPSVVSRDQPDLGPSCPGWGVLQDKSMLGQTKGKLDDDEDEGVAQNSSIEDGESIQSSSESEKRGDKRMSQKVTETKDIKPKGTEELLNGAHDSALEDQNRELSLKEAPEVCGDSSLKKQGPDRPAGGAEISEEERRKKSYEAEVKSWLLERMQAPIEDMLLSSEEKSKNPPMFLCFKVGKPMRKSFVSGMSSSPAHSFGGRGKQPEYWFAVPQERVDHLYAFFVQWSPDVYGKEAREQGFVVVEKDELDMIDNFFSDPASCSWEIITIDEAKRRQSFGSCDGDSVDALPMLSDTSDLLQDTHMEKLACRLPARVQGYPWRLAYSTVKHGTSLKTLYRSLQDVDSPVLLVVKDMDSQIFGAFSTHPFRVSEHCYGTGETFLYSFCPEIKVYRWTGENSYFVKGNTDSLQLGGGGGQLGLWLDAELYRGTTTKCATFNNQPLSAQQDFNIHSLEVWTFE